From Acinonyx jubatus isolate Ajub_Pintada_27869175 chromosome B2, VMU_Ajub_asm_v1.0, whole genome shotgun sequence, a single genomic window includes:
- the SRSF3 gene encoding serine/arginine-rich splicing factor 3 → MHRDSCPLDCKVYVGNLGNNGNKTELERAFGYYGPLRSVWVARNPPGFAFVEFEDPRDAADAVRELDGRTLCGCRVRVELSNGEKRSRNRGPPPSWGRRPRDDYRRRSPPPRRRSPRRRSFSRSRSRSLSRDRRRERSLSRERNHKPSRSFSRSRSRSRSNERK, encoded by the exons atgcATCGTGATTCCTGTCCACTGGACTGTAAAGTTTATGTAGGTAATCTTGGAAACAATGGTAACAAGACTGAATTGGAACGAGCTTTTGGCTATTATGGACCACTCCGAAGTGTGTGGGTTGCTAGAAACCCTCCCGGCTTcgcttttgttgaatttgaagATCCCCGAGATGCAGCTGATGCTGTTCGAGAGCTAGATGGGAG AACACTGTGTGGCTGCCGAGTAAGAGTGGAACTCTCGAATGGTGAAAAGAGAAGTAGAAATCGTGGCCCACCTCCTTCTTGGGGTCGTCGCCCTCGAGATGATTATCGGAGAAGGAGTCCTCCACCTCGTCGCAG ATCTCCAAGACGGAGAAGCTTCTCCCGCAGCCGGAGCAG GTCCCTTTCTAGAGataggaggagagagagatcacTGTCTCGTGAGAGAAATCACAAGCCGTCCCGATCCTTTTCTAGGTCTCGTAG CCGATCTAGgtcaaatgaaaggaaatag